One genomic window of Spirochaetota bacterium includes the following:
- a CDS encoding nickel-dependent hydrogenase large subunit, which yields MKSDIYYPLNIGPVHPAFKEPIKFTFRIEGEKVIGADIEFGYTHRAIERVAQERNYIQIIYLLERVCGICSFSHPMAYCLAIEDVAGIEVPPRARYIRTIIGELERLHSHLLWTGVAAHEIGFDTLFMYTWNIREKVLDCLEELTGNRINYAMLTIGGVRRDITAENAVTINQILEYYEELYNRTSEILLDDLTLRARTENIGILTLEQAERLCAVGPTARGSGLLKDVRFDYPVNAYYEIPWLKPVSPKDIGKEPIGDVYDRMAVRVLEIKQSIQIIQFCMENLPQGNINTGENAVKMINTLKKLEGEGIGRYEAPRGEVCHYVILDNQEHPVQIKVKAPTYSNGFTWAPMLTNIEIADIPIVIASIDPCVACADRMTYIQSNGKLITMSWEELHKKSIQKFKEARRKCLR from the coding sequence ATGAAATCAGATATATACTATCCGTTAAATATTGGTCCTGTACATCCTGCATTTAAGGAACCTATTAAATTTACTTTCAGAATAGAAGGTGAAAAGGTTATTGGAGCTGATATAGAATTTGGGTACACGCACAGAGCCATAGAAAGAGTTGCTCAGGAAAGAAATTACATCCAGATTATCTATCTTTTAGAAAGAGTCTGTGGTATTTGTTCTTTCTCACATCCAATGGCATATTGCCTGGCTATTGAGGATGTAGCTGGTATTGAGGTTCCACCACGTGCAAGGTATATCCGGACTATCATTGGGGAGCTTGAACGCCTTCACTCTCACTTATTGTGGACGGGGGTTGCAGCTCATGAAATAGGATTTGATACGCTGTTTATGTATACATGGAATATACGAGAAAAAGTCCTGGATTGTTTAGAGGAACTTACAGGGAACAGAATTAATTATGCAATGCTTACTATAGGAGGTGTACGCCGTGATATAACTGCAGAAAATGCAGTAACTATCAATCAGATTCTAGAATACTATGAGGAATTATATAATAGAACTTCCGAAATATTACTTGATGATTTAACGCTGAGAGCAAGAACTGAAAACATTGGAATTCTGACTCTGGAGCAGGCAGAGCGTTTATGTGCAGTAGGTCCAACAGCTCGGGGTTCGGGACTTTTGAAAGATGTTCGATTTGATTATCCTGTGAATGCATATTATGAAATACCTTGGTTAAAACCTGTATCACCTAAAGATATTGGGAAAGAACCTATTGGTGATGTGTATGACAGGATGGCTGTTCGCGTATTAGAGATAAAACAATCAATCCAAATCATCCAATTTTGTATGGAAAACCTTCCTCAAGGGAATATTAATACCGGTGAAAATGCTGTAAAGATGATAAACACTCTAAAGAAGCTTGAAGGGGAAGGAATAGGCCGGTATGAAGCACCACGTGGGGAAGTGTGCCATTATGTTATACTGGATAATCAAGAACATCCTGTTCAGATTAAAGTAAAAGCTCCAACATACTCTAATGGTTTTACCTGGGCACCAATGCTTACTAATATTGAGATAGCTGATATTCCAATAGTTATTGCTTCAATAGACCCATGTGTTGCATGTGCTGATAGGATGACATATATTCAATCGAATGGCAAATTGATCACAATGTCGTGGGAAGAATTGCACAAAAAGAGTATACAGAAGTTCAAAGAGGCACGCAGAAAATGTTTGAGGTAA
- a CDS encoding NADH-quinone oxidoreductase subunit H, whose product MFEVMYIAIAITIAGVIVGLFLKGIDRKLAAYLQSRIGPPIAQPLYDVMKLMHKQTIVPSTSVRWLFNGAPFVALVSCIVLFLYITLPYMFYIMGMHSPLHGDLIVVIYLVLIPSIAVISGAFASGSPYASIGAQREMVLLMSTELPIAVVVVSIAWHVADSLYNPFALQSFLEYTVWHKAGAFGILGSILLLLAMMLVLPAEMSKVPFDQAEAETEIAEGVLVEYSGKLLAFLLLTDAFKALSLSILIIILFFPYTISSLFGISFTIGNYTITPLVEILFLVFKIIIVYSFGVTIIRVIMARLKISQVAKVFLFAISAISIIGMVLIMLDPKMKMM is encoded by the coding sequence ATGTTTGAGGTAATGTATATAGCGATAGCTATCACTATCGCAGGTGTGATTGTGGGGCTTTTTCTTAAAGGTATAGATAGGAAACTTGCAGCGTATTTGCAGTCAAGGATTGGTCCACCTATCGCACAACCCCTGTACGATGTAATGAAATTAATGCATAAACAGACAATTGTACCATCGACATCTGTACGATGGTTATTTAATGGAGCACCATTTGTTGCGCTTGTTTCATGTATAGTATTATTCTTATATATTACCCTACCCTATATGTTTTATATTATGGGAATGCACAGTCCCCTTCACGGTGACCTTATTGTTGTCATCTACCTTGTTCTTATTCCATCCATTGCAGTTATCAGCGGTGCATTTGCATCAGGATCTCCATATGCTTCAATTGGTGCGCAGCGTGAAATGGTTCTTTTGATGAGTACAGAGTTGCCAATTGCAGTTGTAGTGGTGAGCATTGCATGGCATGTAGCTGATAGCTTGTATAATCCGTTTGCATTACAATCTTTTCTTGAATATACAGTATGGCATAAAGCGGGGGCATTTGGAATTCTGGGCAGTATTTTACTGTTGCTTGCAATGATGCTTGTTTTACCTGCTGAAATGTCTAAAGTACCATTTGATCAGGCCGAAGCTGAAACTGAGATAGCTGAGGGAGTGCTTGTAGAGTATTCTGGTAAGCTGCTGGCATTTTTGCTTTTAACAGATGCATTTAAAGCATTATCTTTATCAATTCTGATAATTATATTGTTTTTCCCCTATACAATTTCAAGTTTGTTTGGAATATCGTTTACAATTGGTAATTATACTATCACCCCATTAGTTGAAATACTTTTTCTTGTATTCAAAATTATCATTGTCTATAGCTTTGGGGTTACTATTATTAGAGTAATTATGGCTCGATTAAAGATTTCGCAAGTTGCAAAAGTATTTCTTTTTGCAATTTCAGCAATAAGTATTATCGGAATGGTCTTGATTATGTTAGACCCTAAGATGAAAATGATGTGA
- a CDS encoding 4Fe-4S binding protein — protein MLGMIYKVVEQLFSKKSTNFFPSKYILENTEYALKSGLLHPTVEVKDGFRGRLKYDFESCTGCGLCNKVCPANAIELYPAQVNAKKTKRIVIYLSRCTYCQECVNICPKNSIQITKDFFMAGYKKYGNSMVVGFEHRENYEIKQEESSDVQKEGN, from the coding sequence ATGTTGGGAATGATATATAAAGTAGTTGAGCAGCTATTTTCAAAAAAGTCTACAAATTTTTTCCCTTCAAAATATATACTGGAAAATACAGAGTATGCTCTGAAAAGCGGTTTACTACATCCGACTGTTGAAGTCAAAGATGGCTTCAGGGGCAGGTTGAAATATGATTTTGAAAGCTGTACAGGCTGTGGATTATGTAACAAAGTATGCCCTGCTAATGCTATTGAATTATATCCTGCTCAAGTAAATGCCAAAAAAACAAAAAGGATCGTGATTTATTTATCACGGTGTACATATTGTCAGGAGTGTGTTAATATATGCCCTAAAAATTCAATTCAGATTACCAAAGATTTTTTTATGGCTGGTTATAAAAAATATGGAAATTCAATGGTTGTTGGTTTTGAGCACAGAGAAAATTATGAGATAAAACAAGAGGAAAGCTCAGATGTTCAAAAAGAAGGAAATTGA
- a CDS encoding tRNA 2-thiocytidine(32) synthetase TtcA — MNHKDKQIGKLLKIVGKAINTYNMIEANDNILIALSGGKDSLVLMDALHRRLKHIPIHYNLFCCHVIVKNFHNSKSIDRLKQYCCNYDIPLYIKEITLDLSRKNSSPCFVCSWFRRKILFETAAELGCKKIAFGHNQDDIIITFFMNMLYHGKLSTMPPKLKMFNGTLEIIRPLAFLTEAEVKGYCSACMLSPVENECPYKDLTKRNHTKELLKIINKSVKGAQSSIFRSLSHREDEYLL, encoded by the coding sequence ATGAACCATAAGGATAAACAGATTGGGAAATTACTGAAGATTGTAGGAAAAGCTATTAATACCTATAACATGATAGAAGCAAATGATAATATTCTTATAGCTCTTTCAGGAGGGAAAGATTCACTTGTTTTGATGGATGCATTACACCGACGTTTAAAGCATATACCAATACATTATAATTTGTTTTGCTGCCATGTAATAGTAAAAAACTTTCACAATAGTAAAAGCATTGACAGACTCAAACAGTACTGTTGCAACTACGATATACCTCTTTATATTAAAGAAATAACGCTAGATCTTTCAAGAAAAAATTCCTCTCCTTGCTTTGTTTGTTCATGGTTTAGAAGAAAAATTTTATTTGAGACCGCAGCCGAGCTGGGATGTAAAAAAATAGCATTTGGTCACAATCAGGATGATATTATAATTACTTTTTTTATGAATATGTTATATCATGGCAAACTATCTACCATGCCGCCTAAATTAAAAATGTTTAATGGCACATTGGAGATTATACGTCCTCTAGCATTTCTCACAGAGGCTGAAGTAAAAGGATATTGCAGTGCATGTATGTTATCACCTGTTGAAAATGAATGTCCTTACAAGGATCTTACAAAACGAAATCATACAAAAGAACTTTTAAAAATAATTAACAAATCAGTTAAAGGTGCTCAATCTAGTATTTTCAGATCATTGAGCCATAGAGAGGACGAATATTTACTATAA
- a CDS encoding response regulator, with protein sequence MMARCMIVDDSSFMRRIIKQTLEEGGHEVVAEVDNGLEALEKYKEKKPDIVTMDITMWGKDGLEAISEITNSYPDAKIIVISALNERTLKINEKDIKAKIFLTKPFEKKELLEAINKVL encoded by the coding sequence CTGATGGCTCGTTGTATGATAGTTGATGATTCAAGTTTTATGCGCCGAATTATTAAACAGACATTGGAAGAAGGAGGTCATGAGGTTGTTGCGGAAGTAGATAATGGCCTTGAAGCTTTGGAAAAATATAAAGAAAAGAAGCCTGATATTGTTACCATGGATATTACTATGTGGGGGAAAGATGGACTGGAGGCTATTTCTGAAATAACCAATAGTTATCCAGATGCCAAAATTATTGTGATATCAGCGTTAAATGAAAGAACTTTGAAAATAAATGAAAAAGACATCAAAGCCAAAATATTTTTAACCAAGCCTTTTGAAAAGAAAGAACTTCTGGAAGCAATAAATAAAGTCCTTTAA
- a CDS encoding cyclic nucleotide-binding domain-containing protein, translating into MEEQFLQLYKKNSSADSAYLIADGKVFLFVTEADKYILQGKNLIVGATELVLESKNGESIQRLETALAVKGTTIKKIPTTTLLQGLENNAFAMNLAIVEAKSVVLTNEILKRDLQLDAQLTKEKSICMEYYIIIQSLQKEYDKRRLPWLKELIDKYKTSIIFKKGEAFTRSTEAIRVETPKELSSNTIEFPPGSMLCQEGSVGDFMYILESGNLEVFIQNVKVATISEKGTVIGEIAMLLSMPRTATLKAQNTVIVTKVTREDLKNTSSPKLIQMLLVSLAKKHHANIVHIEDINQKKALAYAEKKEQEPHKTDVHRYYNELSQLKSSLEKIIHNKQADYLEYILKR; encoded by the coding sequence ATGGAAGAACAATTTTTACAATTATATAAAAAAAATTCATCTGCAGATAGTGCGTATTTAATTGCTGATGGGAAGGTGTTTTTGTTTGTAACTGAAGCAGATAAGTATATATTACAGGGCAAAAACCTTATTGTTGGTGCTACTGAACTAGTATTAGAGTCAAAGAATGGTGAATCTATACAGAGACTAGAAACTGCGTTAGCAGTTAAAGGTACAACTATAAAAAAGATCCCTACTACAACACTTTTGCAAGGATTAGAAAACAATGCATTTGCCATGAACCTTGCAATTGTTGAAGCTAAAAGTGTAGTTTTGACCAATGAGATTCTGAAAAGAGATTTGCAACTTGATGCTCAGCTAACTAAAGAAAAAAGCATTTGTATGGAATATTATATAATTATCCAATCTTTACAAAAAGAATATGATAAAAGAAGACTGCCATGGTTAAAAGAGCTCATTGATAAATACAAAACTAGTATAATATTTAAGAAAGGTGAGGCTTTTACACGATCTACAGAAGCTATAAGAGTTGAAACTCCCAAAGAACTATCTTCAAACACCATTGAATTTCCACCTGGATCAATGTTATGCCAAGAAGGCAGTGTTGGAGATTTTATGTATATACTTGAATCTGGCAACCTGGAAGTTTTTATACAGAATGTAAAGGTTGCAACAATTTCTGAAAAAGGTACAGTTATAGGTGAGATAGCTATGCTTCTATCAATGCCTCGTACTGCTACACTTAAAGCTCAGAATACAGTGATTGTTACTAAAGTAACACGTGAAGATTTGAAAAATACCTCCTCACCAAAATTAATTCAGATGCTGTTAGTTTCCCTAGCAAAAAAGCACCATGCAAATATTGTGCATATTGAAGATATTAACCAGAAAAAGGCTCTTGCTTATGCAGAAAAAAAAGAACAAGAGCCACATAAAACAGATGTACATCGTTATTATAATGAACTATCTCAGCTAAAAAGCTCCTTAGAAAAAATCATCCACAACAAACAAGCTGATTATCTAGAGTACATACTTAAAAGATAG
- a CDS encoding PadR family transcriptional regulator, protein MKIEITILGLLMEENLYGYEIKKRIVERLEDYVDIKFGSIYYAIKKALDNGWVKKIGTEKEGGNPERYIYQILPEGRKYYKKMLKQYFDHNFIHFDIDIVLMFLNSLSPEQREQFIEDRVEHIKEKMNALREKIDAESKNTSPASQLHVYTYLENHLKAELNWLKSLKKGEVLAEFE, encoded by the coding sequence ATGAAAATTGAAATTACCATATTGGGGCTTTTAATGGAAGAAAATTTATATGGCTATGAAATCAAAAAAAGGATAGTTGAACGTTTGGAAGACTATGTGGATATAAAATTTGGTTCTATTTACTATGCTATCAAGAAAGCCCTTGATAATGGCTGGGTTAAAAAAATAGGAACTGAAAAAGAAGGTGGGAATCCAGAGCGCTATATTTACCAGATACTTCCAGAAGGAAGAAAATACTATAAAAAGATGTTAAAACAATACTTTGATCATAATTTTATTCATTTTGATATCGACATCGTACTTATGTTCTTAAATTCACTTTCACCAGAACAGCGAGAACAGTTTATTGAAGATCGTGTAGAACATATTAAAGAAAAGATGAACGCGCTGCGCGAAAAGATTGACGCTGAATCAAAAAACACATCCCCTGCTTCTCAATTGCACGTGTATACATATCTTGAAAACCACTTAAAGGCAGAGCTGAACTGGTTGAAATCATTAAAGAAAGGCGAAGTATTAGCTGAATTTGAATAA
- the ruvA gene encoding Holliday junction branch migration protein RuvA has protein sequence MISFLEGTILSCKPTVVVLNVNGVGYEIHIPLSTYEQINTATNVQLYIHMVVRENAISLYGFNTEEEKQMFSLLLTISGIGPSIAISILSSMTPQQIVSAVKNEQIVAFKSIPGIGQSKSEKIVFELKRKLKKLDSILSNKSATIPYMSDAIEALISLGFEEKIATSTVTSIIKENPEITNIETIIRLALKQLSR, from the coding sequence ATGATATCATTCCTTGAAGGCACTATACTTTCGTGTAAACCAACAGTTGTAGTTCTTAATGTAAATGGTGTTGGCTATGAGATACATATCCCTTTATCAACGTATGAACAAATCAATACTGCAACAAACGTACAATTATATATTCACATGGTCGTAAGAGAAAATGCTATCTCTCTTTATGGATTCAACACTGAAGAGGAAAAGCAGATGTTTTCTCTGTTACTAACAATATCAGGGATTGGACCTTCAATCGCAATTTCCATTTTATCCTCAATGACCCCACAACAGATAGTATCAGCAGTGAAAAATGAACAAATTGTAGCATTTAAATCAATACCAGGTATTGGGCAAAGTAAAAGTGAAAAAATAGTATTTGAATTAAAACGAAAATTAAAAAAATTAGATTCCATTCTTTCAAATAAATCTGCTACAATTCCTTATATGAGTGATGCAATTGAAGCTTTAATTTCATTGGGCTTTGAAGAAAAAATTGCAACTTCAACTGTTACATCAATAATTAAAGAAAATCCTGAAATAACAAATATTGAAACTATTATACGATTGGCATTAAAACAATTATCAAGATAA
- the ruvC gene encoding crossover junction endodeoxyribonuclease RuvC, producing MAKLLGIDPGYGRCGWAVIDDTFSYIDCGVIETKSNDENRLLRVYNLLSDVIIQYTPVSCGIEKLFFNKNISTAIPVSQVIGVIKLLLIQQSIPYVEYTPLQVKQSITGYGRASKEQLANMIKKILKPSSHINHDDAFDALAIALCHCLALPRYSSRNNTLLVKKEK from the coding sequence GTGGCAAAATTACTAGGAATTGATCCAGGCTACGGCCGTTGTGGATGGGCCGTCATCGATGACACATTTTCATATATTGATTGTGGCGTGATAGAAACAAAATCAAATGACGAAAATCGTTTATTACGGGTGTATAATCTTCTCAGCGATGTGATTATTCAATATACTCCTGTGTCATGCGGAATAGAAAAATTGTTTTTTAATAAAAACATTTCAACAGCCATACCCGTTTCCCAAGTTATTGGAGTGATAAAATTATTGTTAATTCAGCAAAGCATACCTTATGTTGAATATACTCCCTTACAGGTAAAACAATCAATAACCGGTTACGGACGTGCATCAAAAGAACAACTTGCTAATATGATAAAAAAAATACTGAAGCCATCTTCTCATATAAATCATGATGATGCCTTTGACGCTCTTGCCATAGCTTTATGCCATTGTCTTGCATTACCCAGATATTCATCACGTAATAACACTTTATTAGTTAAAAAAGAAAAGTGA
- a CDS encoding YebC/PmpR family DNA-binding transcriptional regulator, with translation MSGHSKWANIKHRKAAQDAKKGKIFTKLIREITVAARVGGDDINSNPRLRTAVLKARENNMPMENIERAIKKGTGALEGSTYEEVRYEGYGPGGVAIMVDCMTDNKNRTTPEIRTIFSKNGGNLGETGCVSFLFDKKGVINIDAQATTEDKVMEILLDYDVEDIKTEDNTIVVYTAPEKFNDILEVIRSHNLPTLNSEITYIPQTTVHLEGQKASQCLRLIEALEDHDDVQNVHSNFDIPDDIINTMS, from the coding sequence ATGTCAGGACATTCTAAATGGGCAAATATCAAACACAGAAAAGCAGCACAGGACGCCAAAAAAGGAAAAATATTTACAAAATTGATACGCGAAATTACAGTTGCTGCTCGTGTTGGCGGGGATGATATAAACAGTAATCCACGTTTACGCACCGCAGTGTTGAAAGCACGTGAAAATAATATGCCCATGGAAAATATTGAAAGAGCTATTAAAAAAGGTACCGGCGCCCTAGAAGGATCAACCTATGAAGAAGTTCGTTATGAAGGATATGGACCTGGTGGAGTGGCAATCATGGTCGATTGCATGACCGATAATAAAAACCGCACAACTCCTGAAATCAGGACAATATTTTCAAAAAACGGCGGTAATCTAGGTGAAACCGGATGTGTATCATTCCTTTTTGACAAAAAAGGTGTTATCAACATAGATGCACAAGCAACTACCGAAGATAAAGTTATGGAAATTTTACTTGATTATGATGTTGAGGACATAAAAACCGAAGATAATACAATTGTCGTCTACACAGCTCCAGAAAAATTTAACGATATTCTGGAAGTAATCCGCTCACACAACTTGCCAACATTGAATAGTGAAATAACGTACATCCCTCAAACAACAGTACATTTAGAAGGACAAAAAGCATCCCAATGCCTTCGTCTTATCGAAGCATTGGAAGATCATGATGATGTACAAAATGTTCACTCTAATTTTGATATTCCTGACGATATCATCAACACTATGAGTTAA
- the pth gene encoding aminoacyl-tRNA hydrolase, with product MKLIVGFGNPGEEYFNNRQNIGFKVVDILGNNENIDIRIKKKKSIIGRGKICGEDVVLLKPQTFVNLLGESVLYIASFLRINVRDIICVLEDPTLPLGEIRIDSIMSKLKHPGIESITRALKSDRFAKVRIGIGYPKKGMTMEEYLLNDFSEDENLILIDVLNKSEEVVRMLITHSIEEVQNKYNPEGAPKIKKRQLPKIRIRR from the coding sequence TTGAAACTAATCGTAGGATTTGGAAATCCAGGCGAAGAATATTTCAATAACAGACAAAATATTGGATTTAAGGTTGTCGATATTCTTGGAAACAACGAGAATATCGACATCCGTATAAAAAAGAAAAAATCTATTATTGGACGTGGAAAAATTTGCGGTGAGGATGTTGTACTGCTCAAACCACAAACCTTTGTCAATTTACTAGGCGAATCAGTGTTATATATTGCCTCCTTTCTTCGCATAAATGTACGCGATATTATATGTGTATTGGAGGATCCCACCCTCCCTCTTGGTGAAATAAGAATTGACTCAATTATGTCAAAGCTTAAGCATCCCGGCATTGAATCGATAACCCGTGCGTTAAAATCAGACAGATTTGCCAAGGTACGCATAGGGATTGGATATCCTAAAAAAGGCATGACAATGGAGGAATATCTCCTGAATGATTTTTCTGAAGATGAAAATTTGATATTGATAGACGTACTTAACAAATCAGAAGAAGTGGTCAGAATGCTTATAACACATAGCATTGAAGAAGTGCAGAATAAATATAATCCTGAAGGTGCACCAAAAATTAAAAAACGACAGCTACCAAAAATACGGATTAGACGATAG
- a CDS encoding 50S ribosomal protein L25/general stress protein Ctc, which yields MEAHVLPVEIRTQTGKNANHRLRAQGYIPAVLYAHGESQSIMFQKKNFFKIFKGHISENVLIDLDIKDNPDSPVKAFVKDYQRHPITDEILHVDFFRVTMTEAISTKVPVEVVGTPVGVKQGGILEFIEREIEVECLPADLPEKITIDVTNLAIGQSIHVKDIIAPKGVKILSTPDSVVLAVLAPHKAAEEVAQPVAEEVKPAEEQQ from the coding sequence ATGGAAGCACACGTTTTACCAGTTGAAATAAGGACCCAAACCGGAAAAAATGCCAATCATAGACTCAGAGCTCAAGGGTACATTCCTGCAGTGCTCTATGCACATGGCGAATCACAAAGCATAATGTTTCAGAAGAAAAACTTCTTTAAAATTTTCAAAGGGCATATTTCCGAAAATGTGCTGATAGACCTTGATATCAAGGACAACCCTGATTCACCAGTAAAAGCCTTTGTCAAAGATTATCAGCGTCATCCAATAACAGATGAAATATTGCATGTAGACTTCTTCAGAGTAACAATGACCGAAGCTATTTCTACCAAGGTGCCTGTTGAAGTTGTTGGAACTCCTGTGGGTGTGAAGCAGGGTGGTATACTTGAATTTATAGAACGTGAAATTGAGGTCGAATGTCTCCCTGCAGATTTACCGGAAAAAATTACAATTGATGTAACAAATCTGGCAATTGGGCAATCTATACATGTAAAGGATATAATTGCTCCAAAAGGCGTTAAAATTCTCAGTACACCCGATTCTGTAGTTCTGGCTGTCCTTGCACCACACAAGGCAGCAGAAGAGGTTGCACAGCCAGTTGCTGAAGAAGTTAAACCTGCTGAAGAACAGCAGTAA
- a CDS encoding ribose-phosphate pyrophosphokinase, producing MIYPIKLFSGTSNYPLAQEIAHYLGIELSEIEIKKFKDGEISVKILENVRSVDVFLIQSTSNPANDNIMELLLMVDAAMRASAQRITAVIPYYGYARQDRKVEPRVPISAKLVANMLQAAGVDRILTMELHSDQIQGFFDIPVDNLFASPLVIEYVKELNIQNPTVVSPDAGGTERARFLARNIGAELAIVDKRRPEPNKSEVMNIIGEESVKNHNCILIDDMIDTGGSITQAAHALRENGAKDIYCIATHAVLSENAAEKLKKADFKEIILTNTIDIPEKKLLPNMKILSMAPLFGEAIRRIHNGESVSSLFIR from the coding sequence ATGATATATCCAATAAAATTGTTTTCTGGAACATCAAACTATCCCTTAGCTCAGGAGATAGCTCATTATTTAGGAATTGAGCTTTCCGAAATTGAAATTAAAAAATTCAAGGATGGTGAAATATCCGTCAAGATTCTTGAAAATGTACGTAGCGTAGATGTTTTTTTAATTCAATCCACCAGCAACCCTGCAAATGACAACATCATGGAATTGCTGCTAATGGTGGATGCAGCCATGCGTGCTTCAGCACAGCGAATTACCGCCGTAATACCATATTATGGCTATGCCCGTCAGGACAGAAAGGTTGAGCCACGTGTACCTATTTCTGCAAAATTAGTTGCAAACATGTTACAGGCAGCCGGGGTTGACCGTATACTCACCATGGAACTACATTCTGACCAAATACAAGGCTTCTTTGATATCCCCGTAGATAATCTTTTTGCTTCACCTCTGGTCATCGAATACGTGAAGGAACTTAACATCCAAAACCCAACTGTAGTATCACCAGACGCGGGTGGAACAGAGCGCGCACGATTTTTAGCAAGAAATATTGGGGCAGAATTGGCGATAGTAGATAAAAGAAGGCCGGAACCTAACAAATCTGAGGTAATGAATATCATAGGTGAAGAAAGTGTCAAAAACCACAACTGTATATTAATCGATGACATGATCGACACCGGAGGCTCCATAACACAGGCAGCTCATGCCCTACGCGAAAACGGTGCAAAGGATATATACTGTATTGCCACTCATGCTGTTTTATCTGAAAATGCAGCTGAAAAGCTTAAAAAAGCAGATTTTAAGGAGATTATTTTAACTAATACAATCGATATCCCAGAAAAGAAACTTTTGCCAAATATGAAAATATTATCGATGGCACCGTTATTTGGTGAAGCTATACGTCGCATTCATAACGGTGAATCTGTTAGCTCATTGTTTATCCGATAG
- a CDS encoding NTP transferase domain-containing protein, with protein MDSKCKAIVLAAGKGVRMQSEMPKVLHLLGGKPLVLHVIDNLTKAGLKEEDIIVVVGYKGDDVIKAIGNRVHFVWQKEQLGTGHAVMQTEDVLRNYDGIVIVACGDVPLIKPKTFSLLFESANEPNTGAVVLTMELDNPFGYGRIVRDKKGNLLKIVEEKDADPEQKALHEVNTGTYAFKSQLLFQGLKTVTTENAQREYYLPDALTYIHNTGSNVKIIKLSDPLEGSGINSKEELSKLEAILSQK; from the coding sequence ATGGACAGTAAGTGTAAAGCTATTGTTCTTGCTGCCGGAAAAGGAGTAAGAATGCAATCAGAAATGCCCAAAGTACTCCACCTTTTAGGGGGCAAACCACTTGTTCTACATGTAATTGATAATCTTACTAAGGCAGGCTTAAAAGAAGAGGATATTATAGTGGTTGTTGGCTATAAAGGTGATGATGTTATAAAAGCAATAGGGAACAGGGTTCATTTTGTTTGGCAGAAAGAGCAACTGGGAACTGGACACGCCGTAATGCAAACAGAAGATGTATTGCGCAACTATGATGGGATTGTCATTGTAGCATGCGGAGATGTCCCCTTAATAAAGCCCAAAACTTTTTCATTACTTTTTGAATCAGCCAATGAACCAAACACTGGTGCTGTGGTTCTTACAATGGAACTTGATAATCCTTTTGGGTATGGTCGGATTGTGCGTGATAAAAAGGGAAATTTGTTGAAAATTGTTGAAGAAAAAGATGCAGACCCCGAACAAAAAGCACTGCATGAGGTCAATACTGGTACATATGCATTCAAGTCGCAGCTGCTTTTTCAGGGGTTGAAAACCGTAACCACTGAAAATGCACAGCGCGAATATTATCTTCCTGATGCATTGACCTACATCCACAATACTGGTAGCAATGTCAAAATTATTAAACTTTCTGACCCACTTGAAGGAAGTGGTATTAATTCAAAAGAAGAGCTATCAAAACTAGAAGCTATACTCTCACAAAAATAG